In Sporichthya polymorpha DSM 43042, a genomic segment contains:
- a CDS encoding family 2A encapsulin nanocompartment cargo protein cysteine desulfurase: protein MTAGLGDLPGPVPAGLPDEATLTRMAAEFFGALGGTAGAPGAPDGLLAEAPSEVNALGPTPAALDTPSAAGLPSPPRLDPPGAGGASTTGAAQYASVPLAHGEYTPPWLSPVPPPVEAVPVGGPALPGSAMASVPPAATKPGTTGGSTTGGTQYADSAVHRQGNPFGDTDVEVPGLPDVPSLAALAARALGQPAPAPASEAQPQTPAAPGSADFPAPELSDGRAPNSRAGDGRPHALEPAPEFASPFGATNVVVPSLPEIPAPSTPYSFLGEASGYPSAAGAPLAYTAPRAEGGRPVPHPGHGEFDVEAVRRDFPILSETVNGRPLVWFDNAATTQKPQAVIDRLAYFYAHENSNIHRAAHELAARSTDAYEGARDKVARFLGASSSDEIVFVRGATEAINLVAAAWGRRHVGAGDEIVISHLEHHANIVPWQELVKQTGAVLKVIPVDSAGQILMDRYTDLLSDRTKLVAITQVSNALGTVVPVKEVAELAHRAGAKVLVDGAQSVPHLRVNVQDLGADFFAFSGHKIFAPTGVGALYVRDDVAEEMGAYQTGGNMIRDVTLERSLFHHAPMKFEAGTGTIADAVGLGAALDYLERIGFENAASYEHSLLEYGLRLLKDVPGLTLIGTAPHKASVMSFVLDGYTPEQVGSALNAEGIAVRSGHHCAQPILRRYGLEATVRPSLAFYNTCAEIDHLVTVLHRLAADGGGASRRGQATTDPAP from the coding sequence GTGACCGCCGGTCTGGGGGATCTCCCCGGTCCCGTGCCGGCCGGCCTGCCCGACGAGGCGACGCTGACCCGGATGGCCGCCGAGTTCTTTGGTGCACTCGGCGGCACCGCCGGAGCGCCCGGTGCGCCGGACGGCCTCCTGGCTGAGGCTCCGTCAGAAGTCAACGCCCTCGGGCCGACCCCGGCCGCGTTGGACACCCCGAGCGCGGCCGGGCTGCCCAGCCCGCCGCGCCTGGACCCGCCGGGTGCGGGTGGTGCCTCGACGACCGGCGCCGCGCAGTACGCGTCGGTCCCGCTCGCGCACGGGGAGTACACCCCGCCGTGGCTGTCGCCGGTCCCGCCGCCCGTCGAGGCGGTCCCCGTCGGTGGTCCGGCGTTACCGGGCAGTGCGATGGCGTCCGTCCCGCCGGCGGCGACGAAGCCCGGCACCACGGGCGGTTCGACGACCGGTGGGACGCAGTACGCCGACTCCGCGGTGCACCGCCAGGGCAACCCGTTCGGGGACACCGACGTGGAGGTCCCAGGCCTGCCGGACGTCCCGAGCCTCGCGGCCCTCGCCGCTCGGGCGCTCGGGCAGCCGGCCCCGGCCCCGGCGTCGGAAGCCCAGCCGCAGACCCCGGCCGCGCCGGGCTCGGCGGACTTCCCGGCCCCCGAGCTCTCCGACGGGCGCGCCCCGAACTCGCGCGCCGGGGACGGGCGTCCGCACGCCCTCGAGCCGGCTCCCGAGTTCGCCTCGCCGTTCGGCGCGACGAACGTCGTCGTGCCTTCCTTGCCGGAGATTCCCGCGCCGTCGACGCCGTACTCGTTCCTGGGCGAGGCCTCGGGTTATCCGTCGGCAGCCGGTGCGCCGCTCGCGTACACCGCGCCCCGGGCCGAGGGTGGTCGGCCGGTCCCGCACCCCGGCCACGGCGAGTTCGACGTCGAGGCGGTCCGGCGGGACTTCCCGATCCTGTCCGAGACCGTGAACGGCCGGCCGTTGGTCTGGTTCGACAACGCGGCGACGACGCAGAAGCCGCAGGCGGTCATCGACCGGCTCGCGTACTTCTACGCGCACGAGAACTCGAACATCCACCGGGCGGCGCACGAGCTCGCGGCGCGGTCGACCGATGCGTACGAGGGCGCGCGCGACAAGGTGGCCCGGTTCCTCGGGGCCTCCTCGAGCGACGAGATCGTGTTCGTCCGCGGGGCGACCGAGGCCATCAACCTGGTCGCGGCGGCCTGGGGCCGCAGGCACGTCGGCGCCGGGGACGAGATCGTGATCTCCCACCTGGAGCACCACGCGAACATCGTCCCGTGGCAGGAGCTGGTCAAGCAGACCGGCGCCGTGCTGAAGGTGATCCCGGTCGACTCCGCCGGCCAGATTCTGATGGACCGTTACACCGATCTGCTCTCGGACCGGACCAAGCTCGTCGCGATCACGCAGGTCTCGAACGCGCTGGGCACCGTGGTCCCCGTCAAGGAGGTCGCGGAACTCGCCCACCGCGCGGGAGCCAAGGTGCTCGTCGACGGTGCGCAGTCGGTGCCGCATCTGCGGGTGAACGTTCAGGACCTCGGCGCGGACTTCTTCGCGTTCTCGGGCCACAAGATCTTCGCCCCGACCGGCGTCGGCGCGCTCTACGTCCGTGACGACGTCGCGGAGGAGATGGGTGCGTACCAGACCGGCGGCAACATGATCCGCGACGTCACGCTCGAGCGGTCGCTGTTCCACCACGCCCCGATGAAGTTCGAGGCCGGCACCGGCACGATCGCCGACGCGGTCGGGCTCGGTGCGGCGCTGGACTACCTGGAGCGCATCGGGTTCGAGAACGCCGCGTCCTACGAGCACTCGCTGCTCGAGTACGGCCTGCGGCTGCTCAAGGACGTCCCCGGGCTGACTCTGATCGGGACGGCGCCGCACAAGGCGAGCGTGATGTCGTTCGTACTCGACGGTTACACCCCGGAGCAGGTCGGTTCCGCCCTGAACGCCGAGGGCATCGCGGTGCGGTCGGGCCACCACTGCGCGCAGCCGATCCTGCGTCGGTACGGCCTGGAGGCGACGGTCCGGCCGTCGCTCGCGTTCTACAACACGTGCGCCGAGATCGATCACCTGGTGACGGTCCTGCACCGGCTCGCCGCCGACGGCGGCGGCGCGTCCCGCCGCGGTCAGGCGACGACCGACCCGGCGCCCTGA
- a CDS encoding TlpA family protein disulfide reductase translates to MAGRTRTVRWAAPAIATALLLAACGDDADEASDRTSGMPTAAAIVDPATGPMTTAPEAETGSRTNTALPAVDVVRVARNEKVALRSLAPAGKPMLLWFWAPHCTFCRGEAPDLIAFEQEYGDRITVLGLGAQDDVDQARGFLADTGTEGLEMVWDASGKTWLHYKVTNQPTVLVVDAQGKVSRKWFRDFDADAILRAARLT, encoded by the coding sequence ATGGCCGGCAGGACGCGCACGGTGCGGTGGGCCGCACCGGCGATCGCGACGGCGCTGCTGCTGGCCGCGTGCGGGGACGACGCCGACGAGGCCAGCGACCGTACGTCCGGCATGCCCACGGCCGCGGCCATCGTCGACCCGGCGACCGGGCCGATGACGACCGCGCCGGAAGCCGAGACCGGTTCCCGGACGAACACGGCGCTGCCTGCGGTCGACGTCGTGCGCGTGGCGCGCAACGAGAAGGTCGCACTGCGCAGCCTCGCCCCGGCCGGAAAGCCGATGCTGCTGTGGTTCTGGGCCCCGCACTGCACGTTCTGTCGCGGTGAGGCACCGGACCTGATCGCGTTCGAGCAGGAGTACGGCGACCGCATCACGGTGCTCGGCCTCGGGGCCCAGGACGACGTCGACCAGGCACGGGGCTTCCTCGCCGACACCGGCACCGAAGGCCTCGAGATGGTGTGGGACGCGAGCGGCAAGACCTGGCTGCACTACAAGGTGACGAACCAGCCGACCGTCCTCGTCGTCGACGCGCAGGGCAAGGTCAGCCGGAAGTGGTTCCGGGACTTCGACGCCGACGCCATTCTGCGCGCCGCCCGGCTCACCTGA
- a CDS encoding cytochrome c biogenesis CcdA family protein produces MLDAPVGFAFSAGTVAAFNPCGFALLPAYLSVFLAGPGDAENADGARESGRPTLARAAVVAAVVAAGFALVFGIAGLLISQTAVTVQRWTPWLSVGIGFALVPAGIAMMRGWSPKLRLPAVRGVRADGGIPAMFAFGVSYAVVSLSCTIPAFLVSVVGTFSDDDLVGGLVVFGAYTAGMASVLVVLTVVVALARQTMLARIRRVLPYVNLAAGALAVLAGAYVAYYGWYEIRIEQGADPPEGPIALVGDWSGSVTTWVSDAGNAAVLAGAGVALVAVVAVAVRSRRAVEGSRQ; encoded by the coding sequence GTGCTCGACGCCCCGGTCGGGTTCGCCTTCAGCGCCGGTACCGTCGCGGCGTTCAACCCCTGCGGCTTCGCCCTGCTGCCGGCGTACCTGTCGGTGTTCCTCGCGGGGCCGGGTGACGCCGAGAACGCCGACGGGGCAAGGGAATCCGGCCGGCCCACGCTCGCCCGCGCGGCCGTCGTCGCGGCGGTGGTGGCGGCGGGTTTCGCGCTGGTGTTCGGGATCGCGGGACTGCTGATCTCGCAGACCGCGGTCACCGTCCAGCGGTGGACGCCGTGGCTGAGCGTCGGGATCGGGTTCGCGCTCGTGCCGGCCGGAATCGCGATGATGCGCGGCTGGAGCCCCAAGCTTCGCCTGCCCGCCGTGCGGGGCGTGCGCGCGGACGGCGGGATCCCCGCGATGTTCGCCTTCGGCGTCTCCTACGCCGTCGTCTCGCTCTCGTGCACGATCCCGGCGTTCCTGGTCTCGGTCGTCGGCACGTTCTCCGACGACGACCTCGTCGGCGGACTCGTCGTGTTCGGCGCCTACACGGCGGGTATGGCGTCGGTGCTCGTCGTGCTGACCGTCGTCGTCGCGCTCGCGCGACAGACGATGCTGGCGCGGATCCGCCGCGTCCTGCCGTACGTGAACCTCGCCGCCGGGGCGCTGGCGGTGCTCGCGGGGGCGTACGTCGCGTACTACGGCTGGTACGAGATCCGCATCGAGCAGGGTGCGGACCCGCCCGAGGGGCCCATCGCGCTGGTGGGGGACTGGTCGGGCTCGGTCACCACCTGGGTGTCCGACGCGGGGAACGCGGCGGTCCTGGCGGGCGCGGGTGTGGCGCTGGTCGCGGTGGTGGCCGTCGCGGTCCGCTCCCGGCGCGCTGTGGAAGGATCGCGTCAGTAG
- the guaA gene encoding glutamine-hydrolyzing GMP synthase has translation MDSSIGVAESPVLVVDYGAQYAQLIARRVREARVYSEIVPHSMPVEQMLAKKPAAIVLSGGPSSVYAEGAPGVDPALFDAGVPVFGICYGFQAMAQALGGTVARTGLSEFGGTPLRVTAPGDLLVGQPEEQTVWMSHGDAVHEAPAGFEVLATSAGAPVAAFEDRARRLAGVQYHPEVVHTAHGQGVLERFLHDVAGIRPTWTMVNIVDETVAAIREKVGSGRLVCGLSGGVDSAVAAALVQRAVGDQLTCVFVDHGLLRKGEAEQVERDFVAATGVSLKVVDAQKRFLDALAGVHDPEEKRKIIGREFIRVFEQAAREVVADAGAHGETVEFLVQGTLYPDVVESGGGEGAANIKSHHNVGGLPDDLQFQLVEPLRALFKDEVRRVGEELGLPAEIVWRQPFPGPGLGIRIIGEVTAERLDILREADAIAREELTLAGLDRDIWQCPVVLLADVRSVGVQGDGRTYGHPVVLRPVSSEDAMTADWSRVPYDVLAKISTRITNEVREINRVVLDVTSKPPGTIEWE, from the coding sequence TTGGACTCATCGATCGGTGTCGCGGAAAGTCCGGTCCTGGTGGTCGACTACGGCGCGCAGTACGCCCAGTTGATCGCGCGCCGGGTGCGCGAGGCGCGCGTCTACTCCGAGATCGTGCCCCACTCCATGCCGGTCGAGCAGATGCTCGCGAAGAAGCCGGCCGCGATCGTGCTCTCCGGAGGTCCGTCGTCGGTCTACGCCGAGGGCGCGCCCGGGGTGGACCCGGCGCTGTTCGACGCCGGCGTCCCCGTCTTCGGCATCTGCTACGGCTTCCAGGCGATGGCCCAAGCCCTCGGTGGCACCGTCGCGCGGACCGGCCTGTCGGAGTTCGGTGGGACGCCGCTGCGCGTCACCGCCCCCGGCGACCTGCTCGTGGGCCAGCCCGAGGAGCAGACCGTCTGGATGAGCCACGGCGACGCCGTTCACGAGGCCCCGGCCGGGTTCGAGGTGCTCGCGACCTCCGCCGGGGCGCCGGTCGCGGCGTTCGAGGACCGGGCCCGGCGCCTCGCCGGCGTCCAGTACCACCCCGAGGTCGTCCACACCGCCCACGGGCAGGGAGTGCTCGAGCGGTTCCTGCACGACGTCGCCGGCATCCGCCCGACGTGGACGATGGTGAACATCGTCGACGAGACCGTCGCCGCGATCCGCGAGAAGGTCGGGTCCGGGCGTCTCGTCTGCGGCCTGTCCGGCGGAGTCGACTCCGCCGTCGCCGCCGCGCTCGTGCAGCGCGCGGTGGGGGACCAGCTCACGTGCGTCTTCGTCGACCACGGGCTGTTGCGCAAGGGCGAGGCCGAGCAGGTCGAGCGCGACTTCGTCGCCGCCACCGGGGTTTCGCTGAAGGTCGTCGACGCGCAGAAGCGGTTCCTCGACGCCCTCGCCGGGGTTCACGACCCCGAGGAGAAGCGCAAGATCATCGGGCGCGAGTTCATCCGCGTCTTCGAGCAGGCCGCGCGGGAGGTCGTCGCCGACGCCGGTGCGCACGGCGAGACCGTCGAGTTCCTCGTGCAGGGGACGCTCTACCCCGACGTCGTCGAGTCCGGCGGCGGCGAGGGCGCGGCGAACATCAAGAGCCACCACAACGTCGGCGGGCTTCCGGACGACCTGCAGTTCCAGCTCGTCGAGCCCCTGCGCGCGCTGTTCAAGGACGAGGTGCGCCGGGTCGGCGAGGAGCTCGGCCTGCCGGCGGAGATCGTGTGGCGTCAGCCGTTCCCCGGCCCGGGCCTCGGGATCCGGATCATCGGCGAGGTCACGGCGGAGCGGCTCGACATCCTCCGCGAGGCCGACGCGATCGCCCGCGAGGAGCTCACCCTCGCCGGCCTGGACCGCGACATCTGGCAGTGCCCGGTCGTGCTGCTCGCGGACGTCCGCTCCGTCGGCGTCCAGGGCGACGGCCGGACCTACGGCCACCCCGTCGTCCTGCGGCCGGTCAGCTCCGAGGACGCCATGACGGCGGACTGGTCGAGGGTGCCCTACGACGTCCTGGCGAAGATCTCGACGCGCATCACCAACGAGGTGCGGGAGATCAACCGCGTCGTCCTCGACGTGACCAGCAAGCCGCCGGGCACGATCGAGTGGGAGTGA
- a CDS encoding ABC transporter ATP-binding protein produces MSMEMAAWTSAWRAANTDGQQPRTFSRATARRILGFARPHRRALMGFLALSVVLALLTVATPLLAGYVVDAIIEKRSTGVVVGLAAVIAGIAVAEAVLGVVNRLLSARIGEGLIFHLRTAVFDHVQRMPVAFFTRTRTGALVSRLNNDVIGAQRAFSTVLSGVVANTVTLLLTVVVMARLSWQVTVLALVLLPAFVLPARHVGRRLAAMQREAAAHNAAMTTQMTERFSAPGATLVKLFGRPHVESAEFAARAGRVRDIGVKSAMAQWIFVSALTLVSALALALVYGLGGWFALRGDLEAGAVVTLALLLTRLYAPLTALASARVDIMSALVSFERVFEVLDLPPLIAEPDDPKPLPDGPLSVELSDVHFAYPAADKVSLASLEEVAVLDTRGGVEVLHGVSFSVEPGAMVALVGSSGAGKSTIASLIPRLYDVDAGSVRIGGVDVRDVAAADLRGALGMVTQDGHLFHDSIRANLLLARPEATEDELWAALDRARLSDLVRALPDGLDTVVGERGYRLSGGERQRLTIARLLLAQPRIVILDEATAHLDSTSEAAVQAALGEALAGRTAIIIAHRLSTIRAADEILVVEEGRVVERGPHARLLAAGGRYAELYRTQFADQAA; encoded by the coding sequence ATGAGCATGGAGATGGCCGCCTGGACCTCGGCCTGGCGCGCGGCGAACACGGACGGTCAGCAGCCGCGGACGTTCTCGCGGGCCACCGCGCGGCGCATCCTCGGCTTCGCGCGCCCGCACCGGCGGGCCCTGATGGGCTTTCTCGCGCTGTCGGTGGTGCTCGCCCTGTTGACGGTCGCGACGCCACTGCTCGCCGGCTACGTCGTCGACGCGATCATCGAGAAGCGCTCGACCGGCGTCGTCGTCGGCCTGGCGGCCGTGATCGCGGGCATCGCGGTCGCCGAGGCCGTACTGGGCGTCGTGAACCGCCTGCTGTCGGCTCGGATCGGCGAGGGCCTGATCTTCCACCTGCGCACCGCGGTCTTCGACCACGTGCAACGCATGCCGGTCGCGTTCTTCACCCGCACCCGCACCGGGGCGCTGGTCAGCCGCCTGAACAACGACGTCATCGGCGCGCAGCGCGCCTTCTCCACCGTGCTGTCCGGTGTCGTCGCCAACACCGTGACGCTGCTGCTGACCGTCGTCGTCATGGCCCGGTTGTCGTGGCAGGTGACGGTGCTGGCGCTGGTGCTGCTGCCCGCGTTCGTCCTGCCCGCACGGCACGTCGGGCGCCGGCTCGCGGCCATGCAGCGCGAGGCCGCCGCGCACAACGCCGCGATGACCACTCAGATGACCGAGCGTTTCTCCGCCCCGGGCGCGACGCTCGTGAAGCTGTTCGGGCGTCCGCACGTGGAGTCCGCGGAGTTCGCCGCCCGCGCCGGTCGGGTGCGCGACATCGGTGTGAAGTCAGCGATGGCGCAGTGGATCTTCGTCAGCGCGCTGACGCTGGTCTCGGCCCTGGCCCTGGCCCTGGTCTACGGCCTCGGGGGCTGGTTCGCGCTCCGGGGTGATCTGGAGGCCGGCGCCGTCGTCACCCTCGCGCTGCTGCTCACCCGGCTCTACGCGCCGTTGACCGCCCTGGCCTCGGCCCGCGTGGACATCATGAGCGCGCTCGTGAGCTTCGAGCGCGTCTTCGAGGTTCTCGACCTCCCGCCGCTGATCGCCGAACCGGACGACCCGAAGCCCCTGCCGGACGGTCCCCTGTCGGTGGAGCTGTCCGACGTCCACTTCGCCTACCCGGCCGCCGACAAGGTCTCACTCGCCTCGTTGGAGGAGGTCGCGGTCCTCGACACCCGCGGCGGCGTCGAGGTACTCCACGGCGTCTCGTTCTCCGTCGAGCCCGGCGCGATGGTCGCGCTCGTCGGCTCCTCGGGCGCCGGCAAGTCGACGATCGCGAGCCTGATCCCGCGGCTGTACGACGTCGACGCGGGGTCGGTGCGCATCGGTGGCGTCGACGTCCGGGACGTCGCCGCCGCCGACCTGCGCGGCGCTCTCGGCATGGTCACCCAGGACGGGCACCTGTTCCACGACAGCATCCGCGCGAACCTGCTCCTCGCCCGCCCGGAGGCGACCGAGGACGAGTTGTGGGCGGCCCTCGACCGCGCTCGCCTTTCCGACCTGGTCCGCGCCCTGCCCGACGGCCTCGACACCGTCGTCGGCGAGCGCGGCTACCGCCTCTCCGGCGGTGAGCGCCAGCGCCTGACGATCGCGCGGCTCCTGCTCGCCCAGCCCCGCATCGTGATCCTCGACGAGGCGACGGCCCACCTCGACTCGACCTCCGAGGCCGCGGTCCAGGCCGCCCTCGGCGAGGCCCTCGCCGGCCGGACCGCGATCATCATCGCCCACCGGCTCTCCACGATCCGCGCCGCCGACGAGATCCTCGTCGTCGAGGAGGGCCGCGTCGTCGAACGCGGCCCCCACGCCCGCCTCCTCGCCGCCGGCGGCCGCTACGCCGAGCTCTACCGCACCCAGTTCGCCGACCAGGCCGCCTGA